From the Malus domestica chromosome 17, GDT2T_hap1 genome, one window contains:
- the LOC103405106 gene encoding UDP-arabinose 4-epimerase 1-like isoform X1 — protein MDIAVSKRRRNFSSKFIAAAGLITLCIVMFKQSHDSSSLKQFSYHGAGITHVLVTGGAGYIGSHAALRLLKDSYRVTIVDNLSRGNIGAVRVLQQLFPEPGRLQFIYADLGDAKAVNKIFSENAFDAVMHFAAVAYVGESTLEPLRYYHNITSNTLLVLEAMAAHNVKTLIYSSTCATYGEPRKMPITEETEQVPINPYGKAKKMAEDIILDFSKNSNMAVMILRYFNVIGSDPEGRLGEAPRPELREQGRISGACFDAARGIIPGLKVRGTDYDTADGTCVRDYIDVTDLVDAHVKALANAKPGKVGIYNVGTGRGSSVKEFVEACKKATGVDIKVEYLSRRPGDYAKVYSDPSKVRQELNWTAKYTLKESLQIAWRWQKLHLNGYGPSNT, from the exons ATGGATATTGCAGTCTCGAAACGGAGGAGGAACTTTTCCAGCAAATTTATCGCGGCTGCCGGCCTAATCACCCTCTGCATTGTCATGTTCAAGCAGTCACATGATTCTAGCAGTCTCAAACAG TTCTCTTATCATGGAGCAGGGATCACTCATGTCTTGGTCACAGGAGGAGCTGGCTACATAGGCTCTCATGCTGCACTTAGGCTCTTGAAGGACTCATACCGTGTAACGATAGTG GACAATCTCTCTCGAGGAAACATCGGTGCTGTTAGGGTTCTTCAACAGTTGTTTCCAGAACCCGGGAGGCTTCAGTTCATATACGCTGACCTCGGAGATGCAAAAGCT GTCAATAAAATCTTCTCGGAGAACGCATTTGATGCTGTCATGCATTTTGCAGCTGTTGCTTATGTTGGTGAAAGTACACTCGAGCCTCTTCG ATACTATCACAATATCACATCAAATACCCTGTTGGTTTTGGAGGCAATGGCAGCACACAATGTAAAAACATTGATCTATTCTAGTACTTGTGCAACTTATGGTGAACCTAGGAAGATGCCGATCACTGAAGAAACCGAGCAA GTCCCAATCAATCCATATGGAAAAGCAAAGAAGATGGCAGAAGATATCATACTAGATTTCTCCAAAAACTCAAACATGGCAGTCATGATCTTACG ATATTTTAATGTGATAGGATCAGACCCGGAGGGAAGACTAGGAGAGGCTCCTCGACCTGAGCTACGTGAGCAGGGACGAATATCTGGTGCCTGTTTTGATGCCGCTAGAGGGATTATTCCTGGACTGAAG GTCAGAGGAACAGACTATGATACAGCTGATGGTACTTGTGTGAGGGACTATATTGATGTCACTGACCTGGTGGATGCTCATGTGAAAGCTCTCGCCAATGCAAAACCGGGGAAGGTTGGGATCTACAATGTGGGCACTGGAAGAG GTAGTTCAGTGAAGGAGTTTGTTGAGGCATGCAAGAAGGCAACAGGAGTGGACATAAAGGTTGAATACCTCAGCCGAAGGCCAGGGGACTATGCTAAAGTTTATAGTGATCCTTCCAAGGTAAGGCAGGAGTTGAATTGGACAGCCAAGTACACACTTAAAGAAAGCCTACAGATTGCATGGAGATGGCAAAAATTACATTTGAATGGCTATGGTCCTTCCAATACTTAG
- the LOC103405105 gene encoding heat shock 70 kDa protein 17-like, which translates to MQSRMASILIKLGLFLSVLCLMFSPSQCAVMSIDLGSEWVKVAVVNLKRGQSPITVAINEMSKRKSPNLVAFHSGDRLLGEEAAGLVARYPEKVYSQTRDLIGKPFSSSKTFLDSLYLPFDVTEDTTGTVIFKIDDKVTTYSVEELVAMILGYAANLAEFHSKVPVRDAVISVPPYFGQAERKGLLRAAQLVGINVLALINEHSGAALQYGIDKDFSNESRHVIFYDMGTSSTYAALVYFSAYNAKEFGKTVSVNQFQVKDVRWNPELGGQNLELQLVEYFAEEFNKQVGNGVDVRKSPKAMAKLKKQVKRTKEILSANKMAPISVESLYDDRDFRSTITREKFEELCEDLWEKSLIPLKEVLKHSGLKVDEIYAVELIGGATRVPKLQAKLQEYLGRKELDRHLDADEATVLGAALYAANLSDGIKLNRKLGMIDGSTYGFVLELDGPDLQKEDSTRQTLVQRMKKLPSKMFRSFIQSKDFEVTLAYESEDLLPPGATSPVFAQYSVSSLTETSEKYASRNLSSPIKASLHFSLSRSGVLSLDRADAFIEVSEWVEVPKKNLTTQENSTNVAPNISTETGAQNTSKESNGNTDDGGNSNSSNSTVETDVVIEKKLKKRTFRIPLKIVEKTVGPAMSPSKESLAEAKRKLEELDKKDAERRRTAELKNTLEGYIYGIKEKFETSKEYEKVSTSEERQSFIGKLDEVQEWLYTDGEDATASEFQERLDVLKAIGDPIFFRLKELTARPEAVEHARKYLVEVQQILRGWESNKPWVPKDRTDEVASDADKLKKWLDEKENAQKKTPAHSKPVFTSDEVFGKLFDLEDKVASVNRIPKPKPKIEKPTSNETESSGEKAKDSDSSSDNSSQEDQKAGDSDDSANEKVESEGHDEL; encoded by the exons ATGCAATCTAGGATGGCGTCGATCCTAATCAAGCTAGGGTTATTCCTATCTGTGCTTTGCCTCATGTTTTCGCCTTCTCAATGTGCGGTTATGAGTATAGATCTAGGCTCTGAATGGGTGAAAGTTGCGGTAGTGAACCTTAAGCGCGGGCAGAGCCCGATCACAGTCGCTATTAACGAGATGTCGAAGCGAAAGTCCCCTAACTTGGTTGCATTTCATTCTGGTGACCGCCTTCTAGGTGAGGAAGCAGCTGGATTGGTTGCTCGGTACCCGGAGAAAGTCTACTCTCAAACAAGGGACTTGATTGGAAAACCCTTTAGTTCCAGCAAAACCTTTTTGGATTCATTGTACTTGCCATTTGACGTTACAGAGGATACTACGGGAACTGTTATTTTCAAAATTGATGATAAAGTGACTACTTATTCAGTCGAGGAACTAGTGGCGATGATTTTAGGTTATGCTGCAAATTTGGCAGAGTTTCATTCAAAAGTGCCCGTAAGGGATGCTGTAATTTCAGTTCCTCCGTACTTTGGGCAAGCAGAGAGAAAGGGGTTACTCCGAGCGGCACAGTTGGTGGGGATTAATGTTCTTGCTTTGATAAATGAGCATTCTGGTGCAGCATTGCAGTATGGGATTGACAAGGATTTCTCAAATGAGTCAAGGCATGTAATTTTCTATGATATGGGCACCAGCAGTACCTATGCGGCACTTGTTTATTTCTCGGCATATAATGCCAAGGAGTTTGGAAAGACCGTGTCAGTCAACCAGTTTCAG GTCAAGGATGTCAGATGGAACCCAGAACTTGGGGGCCAGAACTTGGAATTACAGTTGGTGGAGTATTTTGCAGAGGAGTTCAATAAACAAGTAGGGAATGGTGTTGATGTGAGGAAGTCTCCAAAAGCAATGGCTAAATTGAAGAAACAGGTCAAGCGTACAAAAGAAATTCTAAGTGCAAACAAAATGGCTCCAATATCTGTTGAATCCCTTTATGATGATCGGGACTTCAG GAGCACGATAACTCGTGAAAAGTTTGAAGAGCTCTGTGAAGATCTGTGGGAGAAGTCGCTAATACCTCTTAAGGAAGTGCTCAAGCATTCTGGTTTAAAGGTAGATGAGATATATGCAGTGGAACTGATAGGAGGAGCTACCAGGGTGCCAAAGTTGCAG GCTAAGCTTCAGGAATATCTTGGAAGGAAAGAGTTGGATAGACATCTGGATGCTGATGAAGCTACAGTTCTTGGTGCAGCATTATATGCTGCTAATTTAAGTGATGGAATCAAACTGAACCGGAAGTTAGGGATGATTGATGGTTCTACCTATGGGTTTGTGCTTGAGTTAGATGGCCCCGATCTTCAGAAAGAAGATAGCACTAGGCAGACACTTGTGCAACGGATGAAGAAACTCCCCAGCAAG ATGTTCAGGTCCTTTATCCAGAGCAAAGATTTCGAAGTGACACTAGCGTACGAGAGTGAAGACCTTTTACCCCCTGGTGCCACCTCTCCTGTATTTGCTCAGTACTCTGTGTCCAGTTTGACAGAGACAAGTGAGAA GTATGCATCACGAAATTTGTCTTCACCCATTAAAGCAAGTCTGCATTTCTCTTTGAGTAGAAGTGGTGTTTTGTCGTTGGATCGTGCAGATGCTTTTATTGAAGTGTCAGAATGGGTAGAAGTTCCTAAGAAGAATCTGACTACTCAGGAGAATTCAACTAATGTTGCACCCAACATATCCACTGAAACTGGTGCTCAGAACACATCAAAAGAAAGCAATGGCAATACTGATGATGGTGGAAATAGTAACAGTTCCAACTCTACAGTAGAAACAGACGTCGTtattgaaaaaaagctgaaaaagcGGACCTTTAGGATTCCACTGAAG ATTGTTGAGAAAACAGTCGGACCTGCGATGTCTCCTTCAAAAGAATCTCTTGCTGAAGCAAAACGTAAATTAGAAGAATTAGACAAGAAGGATGCAGAGCGGAGGAGAACGGCAGAGTTGAAAAATACCTTGGAAGGATACATATATGGTATTAAAGAAAAG TTTGAAACATCCAAGGAATATGAAAAGGTTTCAACTAGCGAGGAGCGCCAATCCTTTATTGGAAAGCTAGATGAG GTGCAAGAGTGGCTTTACACCGATGGTGAAGATGCTACTGCTTCAGAGTTTCAGGAACGCCTAGATGTGCTAAAAGCTATTGGTGATCCGATATTCTTCAG ATTAAAAGAGCTTACTGCTCGGCCAGAAGCAGTGGAACACGCTCGAAAGTACCTTGTTGAAGTGCAACAG ATTCTACGTGGATGGGAGTCAAACAAACCCTGGGTTCCGAAAGATCGAACAGATGAG GTTGCAAGTGATGCTGACAAGTTGAAGAAGTGGTTGGACGAGAAGGAGAATGCGCAGAAAAA GACTCCTGCACATAGCAAACCAGTATTCACATCGGATGAAGTGTTCGGGAAGTTGTTTGATCTGGAAGATAAG GTTGCTAGCGTCAACAGAATCCCCAAGCCAAAGCCTAAAATTGAGAAACCCACAAGCAATGAAACCGAGAGCAGCGGAGAAAAAGCTAAGGATTCTGACTCGAGTTCTGATAATTCTTCACAAGAGGACCAGAAAGCCGGAGACTCAGATGACTCAGCAAATGAAAAAGTTGAGTCCGAGGGTCACGATGAGCTGTGA
- the LOC103405104 gene encoding OVARIAN TUMOR DOMAIN-containing deubiquitinating enzyme 11-like translates to MNGNYSNASASSSSSLDSSTHGTEDDQTIAIILGEEEKLKFDGTLGKRLCHLNSIPHTPRVNGEIPDVNDATQDHERLSARLATYDLSELQIKGDGNCQFRALADQLFRNPEYHKHVRKQVIKQLKHHKKLYEAYVPMKYSRYLMKMKKTGEWGDHLTLQAAADRFGAKICLITSFRDTCYIEILPKDGNHARELWLSFWSEVHYNSLYASADVPSRTPRKKHWLSF, encoded by the exons ATGAACGGAAACTACAGCAATGCAAGTGCGAGTTCCAGCTCGAGTTTAGATAGCAGCACTCACGGTACGGAGGATGATCAAACCATTGCAATCATCTTGGGAGAAGAGGAAAAGCTGAAATTTGATGGCACGCTTGGGAAAAGACTGTGCCACTTAAATTCGATTCCG CACACTCCCCGGGTAAATGGGGAGATACCTGATGTGAATGATGCAACCCAAGACCATGAGCGCCTGTCGGCAAG GCTGGCAACATATGATTTATCTGAACTGCAGATCAAGGGCGATGGAAACTGTCAG TTTCGAGCATTAGCAGATCAATTGTTTCGGAATCCAGAATACCACAAGCATGTAAGAAAACAGGTGATAAAGCAG CTAAAGCATCACAAAAAACTTTACGAAGCTTATGTCCCAATGAAGTACAGTCGCTACCTGATGAAGATGAAAAA AACCGGGGAGTGGGGAGATCATCTTACACTACAGGCAGCTGCAGATCGA TTCGGAGCCAAGATTTGTTTAATCACCTCTTTTCGGGACACTTGCTACATCGAGATTCTTCCTAAAGATGGGAATCATGCGCGAG agcTTTGGCTGAGCTTTTGGAGCGAAGTGCATTATAACTCCTTGTATGCAAGTGCAG ATGTTCCGTCAAGAACTCCCCGAAAGAAGCATTGGCTGTCATTCTAG
- the LOC103432172 gene encoding UDP-glycosyltransferase 82A1-like, which translates to MGNMKCVKNSNSIIILVPYPAQGHVTPMLKLASAFLSQGFKPVMVTPDYIHHQIDRKVEPKDKILCMPIPDGLDKDTPRDFFAIEKAMEDNMPSHLESLVRQLDKDGDEVVCVVVDLLASWAIDVANRCGVACAGFWPAMHATYRLITAIPDMIRTGLICADTGFPKQLGGICLPNQPVLSTEELPWLIGTPAARKGRFKFWTSTLERSKTLQRILVNSFPNEYSTNDEQQLLGDQLVKSTKTQQPLVFPIGPLSKHTTTKNPSFWEEDTSCLNWLDKHNPNTVVYISFGSWVSPIGEGKVRSLALALEALRKPFLWVLGSSWLGGLPIGYLERVAKQGKVVSWAPQMDVLQHKAVGCYLTHCGWNSTMEAIQCQKPLLCYPVAGDQFVNCSYIVNVWRIGVKLSGFGQRDVEEGLRRVMEEDEMSNRMRKLNERSMGDDANLRFVSNLTAFTDQLKVLALGYSSNGVYDYDF; encoded by the exons ATGGGAAACATGAAGTGCGTAAAGAACTCCAACTCGATCATCATCCTGGTTCCATATCCAGCACAAGGACATGTCACTCCCATGCTTAAATTAGCTTCAGCCTTCCTCAGCCAAGGCTTTAAGCCAGTGATGGTCACTCCAGACTACATTCACCACCAGATTGACCGAAAAGTCGAACCCAAGGACAAGATTTTGTGCATGCCAATCCCGGATGGATTGGACAAGGACACCCCGAGGGACTTCTTTGCCATTGAGAAGGCCATGGAGGACAACATGCCAAGCCATCTGGAAAGCCTTGTCCGTCAACTTGATAAGGATGGTGATGAAGTTGTGTGCGTAGTTGTTGATTTGTTGGCATCGTGGGCTATAGATGTAGCCAATCGATGCGGAGTAGCCTGTGCTGGGTTTTGGCCTGCTATGCATGCTACTTATCGCTTGATCACTGCAATTCCAGACATGATCAGGACAGGTCTCATTTGTGCTGATACAG GATTTCCAAAACAACTAGGTGGTATATGCTTACCTAATCAGCCTGTGCTCTCTACTGAAGAGCTGCCATGGTTGATTGGCACTCCAGCTGCAAGAAAAGGAAGATTCAAATTTTGGACTAGCACCCTAGAGCGATCGAAAACGCTTCAACGGATCCTTGTAAATTCTTTCCCGAATGAATATTCCACCAATGATGAACAACAACTTCTCGGTGATCAATTGGTTAAGAGCACCAAAACCCAACAACCacttgttttcccaattggtcCTTTAAGCAAGCACACAACCACCAAGAACCCTAGCTTTTGGGAAGAAGACACAAGCTGCTTAAACTGGCTAGACAAGCACAACCCTAACACAGTTGTTTACATCTCTTTTGGAAGTTGGGTTAGTCCAATTGGAGAGGGTAAGGTGAGAAGCTTGGCCTTGGCACTTGAAGCTTTGAGAAAGCCATTCCTTTGGGTGCTTGGATCTTCATGGCTTGGAGGGTTACCAATTGGGTACTTGGAAAGAGTAGCAAAACAAGGCAAAGTTGTGTCATGGGCGCCACAAATGGATGTCTTGCAACACAAGGCAGTGGGATGCTATCTCACACACTGTGGGTGGAATTCAACAATGGAGGCCATTCAATGCCAAAAGCCTCTCCTGTGCTATCCAGTGGCTGGGGACCAATTTGTAAATTGTTCATACATTGTGAACGTGTGGAGGATTGGGGTGAAACTAAGTGGGTTTGGACAGAGAGATGTTGAGGAAGGATTGAGAAGGGTGATGGAGGAGGATGAGATGAGCAACAGGATGAGGAAGCTAAATGAAAGGAGTATGGGAGATGACGCTAATTTGAGATTTGTGTCCAATCTCACTGCTTTCACTGATCAGCTTAAGGTGTTAGCACTTGGGTATTCCAGTAATGGTGTTTATGACTATGATTTCTAG